From a single Apium graveolens cultivar Ventura chromosome 2, ASM990537v1, whole genome shotgun sequence genomic region:
- the LOC141707679 gene encoding uncharacterized protein LOC141707679 isoform X1 produces MEDEWEDGPVPPVEKEKDWEEEDKDENDIKESWEDDDDEPVVEPVAEPSASAKKTAKPSEKKGKAVEIVKNEPLDPVAEKLRQQRLVEEADFRNTAELFGKKGGDAKSLENFIPKSESDFSQYAELISHKLRPYEKSYHYIGLLKAVMRLSMTSLKAADAKEVSSSVTAISNEKIKAEKEANAGKKKSGPKKKQLLIDKPDDDAVINKYDTTYDEYDDFM; encoded by the exons ATGGAGGACGAGTGGG AGGATGGACCTGTTCCTCCTGTTGAAAAGGAAAAGGACTGGGAAGAGGAAGATAAGGATGAAAACGATATTAAGGAATCTTGggaggatgatgatgatgaacCTGTTGTG GAACCTGTTGCAGAACCCTCTGCTTCTGCAAAGAAAACCGCCAAACCCAGTGAAAAGAAAGGGAAAGCAGTTGAAATTGTGAAGAATGAACCTCTGGATCCTGTCGCTGAGAAACTTAGACAACAAAG GCTCGTTGAAGAAGCTGATTTTAGAAACACTGCAGAACTGTTTGGTAAGAAAGGGGGTGATGCCAAGTCACTTGAAAATTTCATTCCAAAATCTGAAAGTGACTTTTCACAATATGCAGAGCTCATTTCGCATAAACTCCGGCCGTATGAG AAAAGTTATCACTATATTGGGCTGCTTAAGGCTGTGATGAGACTGTCCATGACCAGTCTGAAAGCAGCAGATGCGAAAGAAGTTTCATCTTCTGTCACAGCTATTTCAAATGAAAAGATAAAAGCAGAGAAGGAAGCCAATGCTGGTAAAAAGAAGTCAG GTCCAAAGAAGAAACAGTTGCTTATTGATAAACCAGATGATGATGCTGTTATCAACAAGTATGATACTACATATGATGAGTATGATGATTTCATGTGA
- the LOC141707679 gene encoding uncharacterized protein LOC141707679 isoform X2 has translation MEDEWEDGPVPPVEKEKDWEEEDKDENDIKESWEDDDDEPVVEPVAEPSASAKKTAKPSEKKGKAVEIVKNEPLDPVAEKLRQQRLVEEADFRNTAELFELISHKLRPYEKSYHYIGLLKAVMRLSMTSLKAADAKEVSSSVTAISNEKIKAEKEANAGKKKSGPKKKQLLIDKPDDDAVINKYDTTYDEYDDFM, from the exons ATGGAGGACGAGTGGG AGGATGGACCTGTTCCTCCTGTTGAAAAGGAAAAGGACTGGGAAGAGGAAGATAAGGATGAAAACGATATTAAGGAATCTTGggaggatgatgatgatgaacCTGTTGTG GAACCTGTTGCAGAACCCTCTGCTTCTGCAAAGAAAACCGCCAAACCCAGTGAAAAGAAAGGGAAAGCAGTTGAAATTGTGAAGAATGAACCTCTGGATCCTGTCGCTGAGAAACTTAGACAACAAAG GCTCGTTGAAGAAGCTGATTTTAGAAACACTGCAGAACTGTTTG AGCTCATTTCGCATAAACTCCGGCCGTATGAG AAAAGTTATCACTATATTGGGCTGCTTAAGGCTGTGATGAGACTGTCCATGACCAGTCTGAAAGCAGCAGATGCGAAAGAAGTTTCATCTTCTGTCACAGCTATTTCAAATGAAAAGATAAAAGCAGAGAAGGAAGCCAATGCTGGTAAAAAGAAGTCAG GTCCAAAGAAGAAACAGTTGCTTATTGATAAACCAGATGATGATGCTGTTATCAACAAGTATGATACTACATATGATGAGTATGATGATTTCATGTGA